ATATTCGCTCCATAAAGGAGAGAAGCCGTTCGATCATGTTCGAATATGAGTTTGAGAGTGATATTCCCCCAATTCCGTTTTCTGAAATAGTGCCTATTCGCAACCTGCTGGATATAGGTGAGTGGGAAATGAATCGAACGCACTGGGCTGTAAAAGATAAAGACTTATTTGGGCTGTTACATTCAGCCGGGTTAATTGATCGCAAGTTCATCAATCCAGTGGGGCGAACGGGCAAACTTGAAGAGCTAAGGTTTAAGGTTGCATTTTCATTCCCCGGCGAAGTTAGAGAATCCGTTCTATCCATTGTCAATAGATTGAAAAGTTCTCTGCCAGCGGGAAGTATCTTCTACGACGATGATTTTACAGCACAACTAGCGCGCCCAAATCTCGATAGTCTACTTCAAACTGTCTACCTCAAGAATTCAGATTTGATCGTAGTGTTCCTTTCAGGTGACTACGAAAGGAAAATATGGTGTGGCATTGAGTGGCGTGCGATTCGTGGGATCATTAATAATAAGAGCGATCATGCCGTTATGTTCGTTCGGTCAGATGATGCGGAAATCCCAGGAGTATTTGCGCACGATGGGTACATTGACATGAATAGATTCAGTCCCGTGCAAATGGCCGATTTCATACTGGATCGAATCCGCCTCAATGAGCAGTAATAAATCTAACAATCGGCTGTTACGTGCCTTCGCTGCGCTTCGGCACGCCGCAGAACGAAGCCGCTGCGCGGAGCTAAATGCTGACTCAATCGAGTGTATTAACCTCATTGAATCAGTTAGACTTTAAAAAGATGTGATGGAACACCACAATGACAAGGGAATTGCAATTGAACACATACAAATCAAGCCTCATAATCAATTCAACATTGCTCTGCAGCTCAGAGCTAGCATCAAAAAAGCAAATTCCTATAGCATAAAGTGTACCCATTAACCTGGACTCGGCAACGGCCAAGTCCAACAAGCGGTTTGTGCCATGCAAACAGCGCAACGCATAAATACTAAAACGTTAGGGTCATATACATATGTTCTGGAAAATTGGCACATCAAAATATTTGGTTGTTTTGTCAGAAAAAGATACTGATAAATGGTGTCATTTTAATCAAGACGGAAATATTTTTAGGAAATCTATTTCGGGGGTTATTATAAATGCAAGCGGAAAGATTATAGATGAACTAGAAGAATATCGACCGTATTCGGTAAGCGATACATACGGGATTTTACCGCTATATAATGTCCATGAGAAAAATCTGTATAAAAGTAGTATTAGTCAAACGGGTAGGCATAATCCTGATATTGAGACTGAAATATTGTATACGGAAGTAATACCATGCTCTAAGAGCGATATACCTCTACGATATTTTGAAACCTGTTAGAATGATGTATACAGTGTTGATATTTTAATAAGTCTCGAAGAATCATTATTCATAACAACCCTAACAAGTCATTAAGAGGCGTTATACCCTATGAGGTTTTCAAACAGAAATGGCTACTTGATGTAGCCATTTTTATGGGCGTTTTGCTGTGGCTTTTTGCAGCCTAAAGGACTACGTTGAGAAAAATAGGGCTGCTCTAATGTATTGATATTGTTTGGTTTATTTTTTTACATTTGATGTTGACACTTTTAACGTGCAATTTAAGTTTTTTATTTGAGTGTAATAGCCATTAAATTGATTTACTTCAAAGACATAGAAAACGTAGGATGATATTAATCAATAACTTAAACGGGCGGCTTTATCAGTCGAGCCGTTCAATAAGCTGTTATATTTTTCAATCATAAATGGAGTTATTAACAATGTCAGAAAGTCAATTTGAAAAAGAATTTAGTGACGATAGTTTTTGGAATAAAACTAAGAACTTTGCAAAAGTCGCAGGGGAAACTGTTTTAGAACCAGCACTAAAGCTTTATTATTCTGCTCAAGATTCCGATACACCAATTTGGGCTAAAACTACGGTTTATGGTGCTCTTGGATATTTTGTTTCACCAATAGATGCAATTCCAGATATAACACCTATTGTTGGTTACTCTGATGATTTAGGTGTTCTTGTCGCTGCAACGGCTGCTGTAGCAGCTTATATAAAAAAAGAGCACGCAGAAAAAGCAAAAGAAACGCTAAAGCAGTGGTTTAGTTAAACATAACAAAACATTAAAGCAGGAAAATTTACAGTTGGCTGTTTTCACTGCGTTCAACATTTTAGCCAACTTTAAATTTCCTCTTAATGAGGCGTTAGTGCTCAATACTATATGAAAAACATAATTGCAGTATTTATATCCACTCTATTCTTTGGCGTGCTTGCATTGGCTCATGTCCTTATTTTGCTGCACTATTGGAGTGAGGAAAAATCAGCCATTGATAGCTATTTGGCAAATATCGTACAGCTGCTTTTAATCGTGATAGCGGGCTACATCTGCGTTAAAATTTCTAGCGTAAAAAAATGGTGGTTTGCCGGGTTTTTCGCCATCACAACATATATCCTCCTTGTTGTGTATGTGATTTTTCTAGGCCCTAGTATAGATTTTTCCACTTGGGGCTTAGCATCAATGAAAGTTCCAGCAGCTTTGGCAGTTTTTTCGTTATTAGGCGGAGGTATCTATCAATACTATTCAACAAAGCACTAACAAGCGCATGTTGTTCGCTGCTATCGCTGCCGGACCCCTTACGCTTCACTTCAGTCGCCGCAAATGCGGGCGTTGAACTAAGCCGCTGCGCGGAGCCAAATGCTGACTCAATCGAGTGTATTAACCTCATTGAATCAGTTAGACTTAAAAAAGTGTGATGGAACACCACTATGACAAGGGAATTGCAATTGAACACATACAAATCAAGCCTCATAATCAATTCAACATTGCTTTGCAGCCCAGAGCCGGCATCAAAAAAAAGCAAATTCCTATAGCATAAAGCGTACCCATTAACCTGGACTCGGCAACGGCCAAGTCCAACAACCGATTTGTGCCATGCAAACAGCGCAACGCACAAATACTAAAACGTTAGCTCCGTCTATGGGATCTCAGATGAACAC
The nucleotide sequence above comes from Shewanella sp. Arc9-LZ. Encoded proteins:
- a CDS encoding YkvA family protein: MSESQFEKEFSDDSFWNKTKNFAKVAGETVLEPALKLYYSAQDSDTPIWAKTTVYGALGYFVSPIDAIPDITPIVGYSDDLGVLVAATAAVAAYIKKEHAEKAKETLKQWFS
- a CDS encoding TIR domain-containing protein; protein product: MYNLLVTAHDGAWELPAYEYTRDRFLEHTNDKEKTLFKVLTAEHIELLKSFPCLFAYEGKSEPVRVGYIRSIKERSRSIMFEYEFESDIPPIPFSEIVPIRNLLDIGEWEMNRTHWAVKDKDLFGLLHSAGLIDRKFINPVGRTGKLEELRFKVAFSFPGEVRESVLSIVNRLKSSLPAGSIFYDDDFTAQLARPNLDSLLQTVYLKNSDLIVVFLSGDYERKIWCGIEWRAIRGIINNKSDHAVMFVRSDDAEIPGVFAHDGYIDMNRFSPVQMADFILDRIRLNEQ